In the Scytonema hofmannii PCC 7110 genome, AAGGAAATTTATCGATATCGTACTGAGTGATTTATATGCAATATCAAGAGATGCCAGATACTGATATTTCTATCACGCAATTGACAGCCTCCCTTAATGCGAAAATTGAAAGGCACTTCCAAACACTTGACACCGATCCAGATGTGTTAGCTCAGCTGCTTGCCGATAAACGATCGCCCAATACCAGAAAAGCATACGAGAAAGATATCAACGACTTCTTCCAAACCATGACGGGTCACAAAGCTACTACTGACAGCGTACTAGAATTCCTTCACCTAGAGGAAAAGCAAGCGGTTGCTGTGGTTTTGAAGTACAAGGCGAAACTCATGTCCGGTGAAGGCAGAAAAGCACCTCTAGCAGAAGCGACCATCAACCGTAGGTTAGCTGCCCTCAAGAACTTGGTAGACATGGGCAGAAAGTTGGGTGTATGCAACTACTCACTTAACAATGTCTCAGGCGAGAAGGTTCAGCACTACCGAGACACAACCGGAATTGACCCAAAAGCTTTTGAAACCGTTTTGCAGCAGTGCGATCGCGGTAGCATTGCTGGCAAGCGTAACTATGCTCTGTTGCGATTGTTGTGGGGCAATGCTTTGAGAAGGAATGAAGTTAGCCAGCTTAACGTTGGCGACTTTGACCCAGCTAGTAAGACACTGCGTATTCTGGGTAAAGGACGCGGTACTCAATCCGAAGTGATTGACCTGGGAACCGCCACAACTGACGCGATCGCTGATTGGCTGTACTATCGTGGTAGTACATCGTCAACTGACCCTCTGTTTATTTCCCTAGACTTTGCCAACCAGGGACACAGGCTCACTGGTGACGGTATTCGTAAGACAGTTGTAAGACTTTGCTCACAGGCTGGCATCAAAAAGGTAGTCTCTCCCCACAGAATCAGGCATTCGGCTATCACAGCTGCACTGGACGCTACTGATGGCAATGTGAGGAAAGTACAAAAACTCAGCAGGCACAAGCAAGTCAACACCTTGCTGATTTATGATGACAACCGCTCAAAAGCACAGCAAGAAATCACTGACTTGCTGGATGGTATGTTTTGAGGGCGATCGCCCTCACACCTTCTAGCTCCTAGTCACAACTTCAAAGCTACATAGCACGCTGGTGAGTTTGGTGTTCGGGTAACGCAATCTGCCAAATGATGTCAATACTGCTGTTTGACGCCTGCTACATCTAAGCTTGCTGTAATATTCTCCAAGACTGCAAAAGAACCAAACCAGCAGATTTTGCAAACACGAATGTGAGCAGAAGACCCACAATGAAATCAGGTAACAAGGAACCTGTTAGGAATACCAATCCTGCCGCTCCAAGAACAGAAGTGTTTGCAATAATGTCATTGCGGGAACAAAGCCATACCGACGACATATTGATGTTGTCGTTTCTGTGCCTAGTTAGCAGGTATAAACAAAGTAGATTAGCCAGCAGTGCGATTAACCCCACAGCACTCATAACCCTAACTTCTGGCGTTGTCCCAACAAATAGCTGATACCAAGCTCTAGCGAATACAGCTACGGCTGATAGAAACATAATGATCCCCTTTAACAGTGCAGATCCAGCCTGTGCCTTACTTCCTTTGTTAATGACATACAGACTGGTGGCATAAACCAAAGCGTCCCCCAACATATCAAGCGAATCTCCTGTTAGCGAAAGAGAGGCTGACTTAATCCCAGCACCCAATTCCACGAAGAACATCACAGAGTTTATCAGCAAAACAGTCCAGAGGACTTTACTCTGCTGTTTTCTGAGATTACTTAGTTCACAAGCTTTGTTTTGGCAGCAATCACCCATAACCTAGCACTCCATTAATCAAACATTCAAACCAATGTTAGAATGTTTGGACAACAAATGGAAATGTTTACGTAATCAAAAAATTACCTGGCAATCTGCTTGAGGACGGAGTTAAGAATGTCACTAACACGCTGGTCTTTTAGTGAGTAGTAAGCCAGCTTGCCATCGTTTCTGTACTTAAGTATCTTCAGGTCACGCAGTTTCCGTAAATGATGAGATGCAACTGCCACCTTAACCCCAAGCATTGATGCCACATCACAAACGCAAAGTTCTCGACCGTCACCCAGCGCATAAACGATTTTCAACCGAGATTTATCTGCTAGAGCACTCAAGAGCACATGAGCATCTTCCAGTATCTCATCCCCTGGCAATTCGTCACAGACTTGCGCTACTAAGTCCGTGTTAAAGCATCGTACTTGACAAACATCATCTAATTTTGGCTTGGTCACGAACTTCTACAGTATTAGCATTTATGGAAACAGTTTCAGTCTAGCGGTTTTAGTTGCCGTTCCAATACTCTCTTTATCACATCCTTGCCAAATCCCGCCAAAAGGTGACAATAGTATCTTGCGGGGTTTGGCGAGTTTTTATGAACAAGCAAGAGGCAGCAGAATTCCTTGGGGTCAGTGTCCGATCGCTAGAACGTTTCGTCCAGCAAGGAAAAATCAGCGTTCGGTATGAGAAAGGTAAAACACGACCTACAGCCAATTTTGATGAAACGGAACTGGCAGCATTTAAGGAAGAACTGAATCAGCCTAGTTACAAACCTGCTGTAGAATCTTGCCAAATAGCGTCAGTGGAACACGGGCAGAAAGATACAGCAGATTCCCAGACTGAGGACTTGGCGGATTTTGACGAAAACCCGACAGAAGTATCTCGCCAAATCACGACAGTTGAACACAGCCAGCAAGATACAGAAGTTTACCGGGTTGGCGAGATTGCGGAATTTGGCGAGAATCCATCGGTTATTGAACGGTTGTCAGCAGTCATCGAAGCAATGCTTACCAGAACTGGGGATGACCGCGTTCGCGTAGGTGAAAAGTTGCTGCTAACCATTGCTGAGGCTCAAGAGTTAACCGGGTTACCTCGCCAACTTCTGAGAGATGCCATTACAGAAGGAACTCTCAAAGCCAAGGTCATTGGTAGAAGTTGGCGGATTAAGCGATCGGACCTGGAAGAATTCGTGGATAAGCTGTTTTGAAACTCGCGCTGAGGTCGCAAGTTAGCGCAAATCAGCGCGAACTTATGCACAAAAACCCCGACTTGGCGAGTGCTGGGGTTTTGCTTTGACCACACGTTTTTTTGACTGCATGATATCAAGCTTTTCGCTCTTGAGTCAATCGGTATCCCTCAAAGCATCGATCGCAATTCGTAGCTCGCCAACAATTTTTACAGAAGCCGCGATCGCCAATATCATTTCAGCGTTTTCTTTTGTCGCCGCGAGCGAGAACCGGCGTCTCATTTCTATAAGCGCTGCATTCAAGCAAGCAGTCGCATTTACACTCCATTGCTCCTGCAAAATTTTTCGTTTTTGCCCGACAATGCCCGTCAAAACTGGATCTTCAGTAGCCCGCTTTCTGTATCTTTCAATACTTCTTACCGATACTCCCCAACGTGCCGAAAGCTGAACGTCGGTGTAATAGTCAGATTCAGCTAAAATTTGTGCGACTACTTCATCTGGGATTTTCGCTGGCATTAGTCTTGGTTGTTCTCAATAATCGCCTCAAAACTACGCCGCAAATGTTCCCTAACATCGTCCATCCCATTTTTAGCGACTTCCAATACTTGCGGCGGTGCGACCTCTAATCTTATCAAAATGACGATCGCGTCCATAAAGTCCATCCTTTGGTTTCCCCATCGCTCAGGGTATTTGCACTTGAGATACCACATATCATTAGATGGATTTGAGGTTTCTTCTGTGATTATCTCAACTGGAACCATATTGCCGTTTTCATCCAAACGACGCTTGGTTTTGATAACTTGCGATCGCTCTGTCCCAGCCAAGATCCGTCTTATTGCATCCGATTCTGCTTGAGCCTCAGCAATGTCAACCTCGGATGCAAAGGCTGCATAAAGCTTGTTTTGTGGTCGATTGCTGCTAGTTCCTCTACCCCTAGCAAGCCACTCTTTACCAGTACTTTCTGGTACACCATTGAGGCGACAAGCAACTGAGAAGTAGCTGCCTTGTCTTATCGCTTCAACTATTTTTTGTTGTATCTCTGGGGTTAACTTAGTTTTTCTGGGCATTGTGGTTTACTCCTATTCTTCGGGGTCATCGTCTAATTCTGGTTCCATGTCTGTGCCTCCTGTACAGATGTACCTATCTTCGTTGCGATCGCACCCACAGGTCAAGCACCTTGGGATTTCTCAGGATTTTTGATTTCTCTGCCCTGAACTCTTGCAATTTTGCGACTACCTTAAGATTTCTTAAGATTTTTGATTTCCCCCTCATTTGCCCTCTTTATGCATTCAGATGGAGAATGGTGGCTGATAGCTGAAGGTTGCACAAATTTGTACAACCTTTGGCAATGGACGCTTATTGTAGGTACATTTACGTATTTTCTCGCTCGCTGGCAGATGCACGGATAGCCAGCTTTTTTATGTCGCGTCCGCGATCTCGGTAATGGTTTCTTCCTCATTGGTTCTCTTAGACTTCTCTGCCCTCAACTCTTGTAATCTTGCTTGTGCCTTATGATTTCTTATGAGAGCCGCCGAGTTCTCCATTAACTACCTCTTTATTTTCATGCAAAATCTATGCTACAATTTTGGGGAAGGGGATGGTGTCTCTACAATTCACCACCCGTAGTATTGCAAAACATTGTTATAACGCCACTTTTTACGCGACAATTCCCGCCAAGACAGTTAATTCCCATGAGCAGGCAGAACGTCATGGGAATTTTGTTCTTTGTTCATGAAGCCTTTTGTTTGCTCAAAATCCACTCGGAACTACCGCCAGCAATACGAGCGCTGACAGAACATTTCTTCTTGTCGCGGTATTCAACGATGCAGCCCAAAAACCAGCCTTGCTCGATTTCAATCTGAATCACAGTTGCCGTGACCTCCCACTTGTTAGTTGCGTGGGTCAGGGTGGGGTAACACTTAATGCGATCGCCCACTTTCAGAGAAAAACCCAACGGTTTGAGCGACTCATCAGTAGGTCTATCGTAGACATTTTCACTATCGTAGACGGGGGTGTCTACGATTTTGTCTACGGTTGTTTGTCCTTTAGTAGTAAGGGTTTCAGACGAATCGTAGACATCGTAGACGGGGGTGTTATTTTCGGGTTTTTTTACTTCGCTTGGGCGGTTAGTAGAAGTTGGTTCATTCAATCCAGTTAGTGAAGGCGAGTTTTCTTTTTCTGCAAAATCGTCTATTGTGTCTACGATGTCTACGATAGGGTTGAAAGCATTGATTTTATTACTATTTGAACCGTCTACGATTCCGTCTACGATTCCGTCTACGATGTCTACGATAGGAGTGAAAAACCAAGATTTTTTATCTTTTTCAACTTTCCCGTAGCCCATGACTTCTAATTCCCTGAAACAATCAAGTGCTTGAGAATTGGATTTGATAGCACGAATTGCTTGATTAGCCGCAGTTGCCGATAACCTCCCCTTGGATTGAGCCAGTTGCAGGATTTTGGCAAGCAGCGCTGGTAACTCGCCCAATTCCGCCTTGCTGTCAGCGTGGAGCATCTTGATTTGCCCGATGTAAAACTCAGCTAGCGCGATCGCTTGGTTCATCGTTAAGAGTGAAATCTCATCGTAGACAGGGGTGTCTATTCTGTCTACGCTAGTTTTGATGACATGGAGATTTAACGCTAACCGACCTATGCAGCCCTCCATCTTGGAATAAACAGCCCTCATCCCTGGTTGTGGATGGCTTACCCGCATCTGCTCAAGCTGGTTATAGACTCCCTGGTAGCGCTTGAACGCCGCCCGTGAAAGTCTGTATTCGCACTGTGGCAACGAAGCAATGTGACGATAGCACCCTGCAAGCAACTCTCTGAGATTAATATCAGCGCTGTCATCTGGCAATTGCGATGCTGCCAATGGTTGATTGACAAACAGAAACCTTGCCCAATACCCATCAGCGTCTCTCAGGTCTTTAGTGTGTTCCTTCAATACATCTGGCTGAATGCCACCAAAAATGGAAACGTAAATTCGCTCAATGTCAACTTTGATTCCAGTAGCACGTAGAACAGTTTGACCAAGACCATCGTAGTAGGAGAGTATATCTTGTTTGTCTGACCCTTTACCACCTCGGTACTGGTTAGCTGAATTGAACAGCCCAGCCAATTCGTCAATTAGGGCAAACATTGGTTTATAAGGGGTTTCCTGTGCCTGAGTTTTAATCCCTTCTCCAGTGGCATCTGTGAAAAAATAAACGGGCATCCCTGGTTTTTTCGGTTTGGGTTCATCGCCAGGTTCTTTCTCCCACTCAGCTAATTCCTGTTCGTATTGTATCAATTGTTGCTCGTAATTTTCGAGAGCTTCGTTTTGAAGAACTCTCAGAGGTTTTTTGATTAAAGTTTTGTAAACGGGTGATTTCTTCTGTCCACTTTCGCCGACCACTGCTGAGAACAGAATGGGTGGTACAGAAAAGTCCATCCCTCTGTGAATCACTAGTTCTGTCCCAACTGGATGTAGGGTAGAAGCTGTGGTCAGTACTGCTGTCAGTGCTACAGATTGAGGGATATTCAGCCACTTACACCACAGCTTGAGTGGTTCAGCTAGTTGTTTGGGCAGAAAGTCAGCTAAGTCTAAAGAATCGTCCGGAAGGGCTAGCAATTCGTTGATTTCTTGCCGTCTCTCCTGTCTACCTTCCTCCACATCTAAATCTTGGCGCAGCAGGTTGGCGATCGCCTCAATCTCTTTGGGCTGAGTATTGGTCTGTTTACCCAACTCCAGTAGAGCAAGTTTCTCCCCAGATGCTCCCAGACCGCGTGAGATGATTTCCAGAATGCGATCGCGCAAGCTCAATTCTCCTATCGGTGGCTGTCCTCCACCAGCCAAGTGCATATCAGCTGTGAAAATTCGGTGGTCAGGTACCAATTGCTGCCGTCGATAGGAGTTGATGCAATTTTGTATCGCGTCATCGGTCAGTGTCGCTGTTGGGTTGTCTCCTTCGGCAGACCGCCAAATAGTATCCGATTCAAAGTCATCCAAGGGGGGGCTACATCTAGAGCAATAGGTGTCAAACAGTTGTCTAGGGTCTCCCTCATATTTATGCCCCAAGTAAGTTATTCTCGCCGCAGTGCCAATAATATTACGGGCAAGCTTTGCGCCACTCAAGTTGCGGCTACCTTCACCTATGCCATTGTCAATTAGCTGTCTATCATCTTTGGTTAAGCAGTTATAGAGCGGGATGTCATCAAAAGTGGTGCGAGGTTCAAAGTTCAAAGGTCTCTGTCGCTTTGAATCTTGCTTTGGTGCTGGCACAGATGACCTCAATTCCTCAAAACTGTAGCGCTTTCCCGTGTCAAGAATGATTGTTGAAGGATGGATACCGTTCGCAATCGAAATATGGTTACAACCAGCGAGCCTCATTACTCTTGATGGATTCTTGATTGCGCGATCGCCGTCGGAGTACTCCAGTAAGTCACTTTGTAGTTTTTTCCAATGCTCAACATCAGTCAAAGGAGTCTCAAAAATCCAGTAACTATGGATTGACTTTCCGCCAGAGTCCACCTGTAAGCTGGGTTGAGGTAAACCCAACCTTTGCCACAATTCACGTTGCAACTCTCTATCTAGATTGTCATGCTCGTAAAAAATGGCACGGCACTGTTTTACGTCTTCATCTTTGTGTCCACCACCATTGACTACCAGGTAGACACCTTTACCCTCATGCTGCCACCTATAAGTAATCTCAATTAGTCGATCCAGCGACCTTACTTGCTGTTTGCGTCCAAGGTCTGTTGCCTTGCGCGGATCGTCACTAGGGAAGAATCCTCTAAGATATACCGTGTCCCCTTTTTTATATCCAAGCGCTTTTAGGTGTTGTGCTACTTGATTTCTGTCTATCTCAAAGTCAATCCGATCTGTATTATCCGAAGTCGTTTCGGTTATGCTATTATTATTGGTCGTTGTTGCTCTCTCCATGGTATTTCTCCTCACTGGTGGAGAGGCAACTTTTCAGAGTCAAACTACGGGCAAGTAGTCAAGGCTCTACTATGCGTAGTAGTATTAAAGTATGTTTTCTAAATATGGGGATTGAATCCCCTATAGTGTTGGTGGCTCTGAAAAGTCACCTCATTTTTTTTGAACGTTGTCTAGATTATCACGTTTTGGTGTTTCAAACCCGCGCTGCATCAAGCGTTTAGTCTTTTATACATAAAGGTAGTGCAAATTTGTGCAGCCCTTGGCGTATTATGCTGCCTCACTGTTGAGTGGTAGGAGGCGCTTGACTGCACGATAAAAACTGCGCTCAGGAATGCCCCATTCTTTGCAAAATTCCCGAACTGAACCACGCTTTTCAAACGAGGATTCAAGTTGCAAGCATTTGACCAACCCCTCAATGTAAAAATCAATTGAGATTTTCCTCTGCTTGTATGCCTCCTTCAAAATTTCTGGGCTAATCTCCCAGCAATGTTTTGGTTTTGCACGCATATCTCCCATCTCCCATCTCCTTCTCTGCACCTACTATAATCTTTCCTGTGCCATATTGGCAGACTCCTACTATGAAATCTTGAAGCGCTTAACCATGCAGGACATAAGTTTCCGCTATCGGATGTCTGCTTAACATGGGTTACTTTGTGCTGAATGCTACAGGTGATAAATCGAGCTATTGAATGAATTTGTAGGTTGAAAAAATTTTTACAGCCTTTTGGGCGGTGGCAAAGCCAATCGCACTCACATTTAATAGATGGAAGTTAGCTCTAATTAGCGCTAACTTGTAGGTGGGCTGCTACCGCCCGAAGCGATTGCTGCTGTATTGTTTTGTTGCTGGTTGGCTACTCGTTCAAGAATCGCTTCTATCCGGTCTAGCCTATTGCTAGGTGGTTCTGAGGTGTTGGTCATTCTACATCCTTTACTGTAAAACCTTTGCTGCATTTTTGAATTAACAACCAACGGTCAGAGTCTACTACCGTTACCGCCTTGCCTGAGCAAATATTCCCAAATGCAATCAAAGTTTTGCTGAGTCTAATTCTTAGTGCTTGCTGATGCTCATCACTCAATTGCTCTAAGCGATCGTCAATGTCGTTCAGCCGTGCGTTGATATCTTCTGATTGGTTAGCGTTGGTCATTTGTCCTCATACCCAAGCTGCTTGTTCAATTGGTTCATAATTATGAATGGTGACCAAACGCATAGGAATCTTTGGCGCATCTGGGTAAAGCGTGAATTCAACCATTTCAAAACTACTGCTAAACTGTGCCGCCGGAGTCCAAGGTAATGCAGCCCGGTAATTATTCCAGCTCGTTAGCCGCGATCGCCACAACTCTCGCTTTAAATCCTCCAAGCTATCCGGTTGCCACAGAGTTGTTAGATCCAATTGACAAGCGTAGTCTCTGGGACGTTGAAGCATTGCCAGCAACGGGGCATTAGCAAAACGCTGTATATCTTCGTTACGACCAGTCATCCCGACCAGTGACATCGGTTTTTCTGATTCTTGCATTTGCGCCAAAATCCGCAAATCGGCAGCGTCGTAATTAAAATTCATACCAAATATCATTGGTGTCACAATTGGTGACGGGGCTGGTGTTTCGTTATCATCAGCCATTGCTGCCAAGATTTTAAACGGGCGCTGGCAATTCTCCCAAATAATCTTGGCAGATTTAAATTTTAGGTTAGCGATCGCTAGTGCCAATTGTTCGGATGCAGTGTCAGCTAGTTCCGTCGCTTCTGATTGGCTTGGCGCTTGGATGGTTAAAGTGTCCTTGCCAATCAATACTTTCCAGTCGGGAGAGTGTAAATACTCAAGTGGTTCCATTAGTTTGCTTTTTAGGTGTTTGTGATTTTTTAGGGAAACTTTTATCACGCAATTCAATTACGTATTCTTCATCTAAATCTAAGTTGTGGGCTAACTTGGTAAGATCAGAAGCGTTGGGCTTTTCTCCTGCCATCAGCGCAACTAGCCGCTCTGGCTTAATGCATTTCATCTCTATAAGTTTTTGATAATTATCTTTGACTAGCTGAGCGATGGTTTGATTCTCATTAGGTGCAGGGGTAGTTTCTTTTGGGGGTAGGCGTTGGTATAGTTTGCTCATCACTTCCGTAACTTCTAAAGAGTACTTGGCAGCGATCGCTTCGCTAATAATGCGCTCAATAATATTGCTGGTGCTCCTACCCTCTTCGGTCGCCCACATCTCAAGATATTTTCTAGCCTCCTCGGTACAACTAAACATCATCCTTGGTCGTCTTGATTTCCCCATAAACGGCTACAAATATCAGCAAGTGTCTACAGCTTTTAGTCTACTCTTTCTTTGTTCGCTCCGAAAACAAAAAAAGTTTCAGAATGTTGTTGACACTTATTGAATCTTTCATTTACTATAGCAAGTGTGGAGGGAAAAGACAACTGAAACGCTCTCCACACAAAGATTTCAACCCACGGCATACACTGTATGGCTGTGCCATATCTGCACGGCTATCGGTTGTTTGCAATCCGAACCTTGACAATTAAATCGCTGACCGACCACTTAACCAAGAGATAGGGGACACATGGAATGTAACGGGGCAAGCCTTTCTATAGGTTATTTACTGCCACTAGGCAGCAAACAGCTTATATAAAGGAGCTTCATGGCTACAACGACTGACCGTGATAGATACCGTCCTAGAATCATGTTTGTGTGCGATCGCGAAGTTGCAGACCTCTTGCAACAGTGGGCGAACCAAGAAAACCGGACACGCTCCAACTTGACTGAGACATTGGTCAAAGAAGCCATACAGCACAGGTTGTCTAAGTCTATCGAATCTGCCACACCGACAAAATGCGGGTAGCAAAAATACCTAGTTATGTTTCTGTTTGTTTCGGTTCCGTGTTTCAGATCTGTTTCAGACCTGTTTCTGAAACTGTTTCTGTTTCGTGTTTCGACGGTTTCATCAATGTTTCGGCAGTCCGAAACAGTCAGAAACAAGCCTACAGCACTTAAACAGTTTTTAGAAACGCGAGAGTCGAAATTGTAATAAACACAACTTGTCTACTTAGTCTGTCCTGTGTGACAGTTGCGAGAATTTTTAATAAGGAGGAAAGTCAATGCCACGCAAAAAGGGCGAAACAGCAATACAAGCAGCAGTAGAAGTACAAGAATCCCAATTCGGAGATGTGACAGTTGAAAATGCACAGATTACCGCAGAGACAGAGCCTACGGAGGACACGGAGAAAGCAGCTAAGACCAAGAAGCCGAGGGTTAGCCAGCCCAAGAAAAAAGTAACGCTGGCAATTGATGCAGCTAGAAGCACCAAGAAATATATTGCCTTCCTTGATGGAAAAGCTGTGACCGATGTAATCCGCTCGGATTCCTTAATATGCCAGGTTGACAGCTCGCCCTTTGGGGAATTGGGTTCATTTTCCATGAGTCGGGGCAAGGGTGAAGACGGCAAGGAGCTTATAGAGCACTGGGTTGTGGGTGATTCTGCTCGGTTCCAGGGCAAGCCCTACATTGCGATGACCGATGACCCAAACCACAAAATTACATATTTCCCTATCTTGCTTTTGGGTGCTCTAGCCCGACTTCACACCCTTTACGACCTCTCCAGTGGCGCAAGCGAGAAGAACAGGTCACTGTACTTGCAATTGACCACGCTCTCTCTAGCTCACCCTTCACAGTTGTTTGAGTCAGTCAAGCAAATTAAGTGGCTCAAAGTTGATGGCATTAAATACAAGCTCAATTTTGATAAAGCGGGCTTTACTGGACTTCCAGAAGGCTACGGCGCGGCTTTGCACGCTCAGCAACAACTAGATAAACTCAAGCATCCAACCTTTTATGTTTTTGACATAGGGTTCGGAACATCAACTGTGACCGAGTATTCAAACCTAGGCAAGCTGCCTAAACGCGGAGCTTGTACTCCAAACGGAGGTGGAGGAATTGCTACTTTAATTCGGGAGTTTGCTGAGGCTACTAGCCAAAAAGATTCTTCCAAATTAATCAAGTCCTCTCAGTTAAGAAAAGTTTTGGAAACCTCAGAATGGCAGAATGAAAAACCTATTGCAAAAGCACCAGACGGCTCAGAAATAGGTGATGTACTCGCGATCGCTATCAAGAACTGGCTTCGTGACAGTCC is a window encoding:
- a CDS encoding tyrosine-type recombinase/integrase, whose amino-acid sequence is MQYQEMPDTDISITQLTASLNAKIERHFQTLDTDPDVLAQLLADKRSPNTRKAYEKDINDFFQTMTGHKATTDSVLEFLHLEEKQAVAVVLKYKAKLMSGEGRKAPLAEATINRRLAALKNLVDMGRKLGVCNYSLNNVSGEKVQHYRDTTGIDPKAFETVLQQCDRGSIAGKRNYALLRLLWGNALRRNEVSQLNVGDFDPASKTLRILGKGRGTQSEVIDLGTATTDAIADWLYYRGSTSSTDPLFISLDFANQGHRLTGDGIRKTVVRLCSQAGIKKVVSPHRIRHSAITAALDATDGNVRKVQKLSRHKQVNTLLIYDDNRSKAQQEITDLLDGMF
- a CDS encoding cation transporter: MGDCCQNKACELSNLRKQQSKVLWTVLLINSVMFFVELGAGIKSASLSLTGDSLDMLGDALVYATSLYVINKGSKAQAGSALLKGIIMFLSAVAVFARAWYQLFVGTTPEVRVMSAVGLIALLANLLCLYLLTRHRNDNINMSSVWLCSRNDIIANTSVLGAAGLVFLTGSLLPDFIVGLLLTFVFAKSAGLVLLQSWRILQQA
- a CDS encoding ArsR/SmtB family transcription factor, with amino-acid sequence MTKPKLDDVCQVRCFNTDLVAQVCDELPGDEILEDAHVLLSALADKSRLKIVYALGDGRELCVCDVASMLGVKVAVASHHLRKLRDLKILKYRNDGKLAYYSLKDQRVSDILNSVLKQIAR
- a CDS encoding helix-turn-helix domain-containing protein; its protein translation is MNKQEAAEFLGVSVRSLERFVQQGKISVRYEKGKTRPTANFDETELAAFKEELNQPSYKPAVESCQIASVEHGQKDTADSQTEDLADFDENPTEVSRQITTVEHSQQDTEVYRVGEIAEFGENPSVIERLSAVIEAMLTRTGDDRVRVGEKLLLTIAEAQELTGLPRQLLRDAITEGTLKAKVIGRSWRIKRSDLEEFVDKLF
- a CDS encoding DUF3987 domain-containing protein, with product MERATTTNNNSITETTSDNTDRIDFEIDRNQVAQHLKALGYKKGDTVYLRGFFPSDDPRKATDLGRKQQVRSLDRLIEITYRWQHEGKGVYLVVNGGGHKDEDVKQCRAIFYEHDNLDRELQRELWQRLGLPQPSLQVDSGGKSIHSYWIFETPLTDVEHWKKLQSDLLEYSDGDRAIKNPSRVMRLAGCNHISIANGIHPSTIILDTGKRYSFEELRSSVPAPKQDSKRQRPLNFEPRTTFDDIPLYNCLTKDDRQLIDNGIGEGSRNLSGAKLARNIIGTAARITYLGHKYEGDPRQLFDTYCSRCSPPLDDFESDTIWRSAEGDNPTATLTDDAIQNCINSYRRQQLVPDHRIFTADMHLAGGGQPPIGELSLRDRILEIISRGLGASGEKLALLELGKQTNTQPKEIEAIANLLRQDLDVEEGRQERRQEINELLALPDDSLDLADFLPKQLAEPLKLWCKWLNIPQSVALTAVLTTASTLHPVGTELVIHRGMDFSVPPILFSAVVGESGQKKSPVYKTLIKKPLRVLQNEALENYEQQLIQYEQELAEWEKEPGDEPKPKKPGMPVYFFTDATGEGIKTQAQETPYKPMFALIDELAGLFNSANQYRGGKGSDKQDILSYYDGLGQTVLRATGIKVDIERIYVSIFGGIQPDVLKEHTKDLRDADGYWARFLFVNQPLAASQLPDDSADINLRELLAGCYRHIASLPQCEYRLSRAAFKRYQGVYNQLEQMRVSHPQPGMRAVYSKMEGCIGRLALNLHVIKTSVDRIDTPVYDEISLLTMNQAIALAEFYIGQIKMLHADSKAELGELPALLAKILQLAQSKGRLSATAANQAIRAIKSNSQALDCFRELEVMGYGKVEKDKKSWFFTPIVDIVDGIVDGIVDGSNSNKINAFNPIVDIVDTIDDFAEKENSPSLTGLNEPTSTNRPSEVKKPENNTPVYDVYDSSETLTTKGQTTVDKIVDTPVYDSENVYDRPTDESLKPLGFSLKVGDRIKCYPTLTHATNKWEVTATVIQIEIEQGWFLGCIVEYRDKKKCSVSARIAGGSSEWILSKQKAS
- a CDS encoding ribbon-helix-helix domain-containing protein, producing the protein MATTTDRDRYRPRIMFVCDREVADLLQQWANQENRTRSNLTETLVKEAIQHRLSKSIESATPTKCG
- a CDS encoding ParM/StbA family protein encodes the protein MPRKKGETAIQAAVEVQESQFGDVTVENAQITAETEPTEDTEKAAKTKKPRVSQPKKKVTLAIDAARSTKKYIAFLDGKAVTDVIRSDSLICQVDSSPFGELGSFSMSRGKGEDGKELIEHWVVGDSARFQGKPYIAMTDDPNHKITYFPILLLGALARLHTLYDLSSGASEKNRSLYLQLTTLSLAHPSQLFESVKQIKWLKVDGIKYKLNFDKAGFTGLPEGYGAALHAQQQLDKLKHPTFYVFDIGFGTSTVTEYSNLGKLPKRGACTPNGGGGIATLIREFAEATSQKDSSKLIKSSQLRKVLETSEWQNEKPIAKAPDGSEIGDVLAIAIKNWLRDSPVAYALESLSVIGRQHPIVVAGGGFSIPPVREMVQAELFKAGVPKDNLIIPENPGIVSLAELKRLYATNPEQAPELETLEDREALIDQSAIDPLNAGDISNEQKAA